The following coding sequences are from one Nicotiana tomentosiformis chromosome 3, ASM39032v3, whole genome shotgun sequence window:
- the LOC104097788 gene encoding IQ domain-containing protein IQM6, translating into MGISFSCPFANLDDLNCRLESYLVRTISFGSDGRTALQPINFDNQIPEQSKMLRSLGSGKMIIEGTLSFKRRELEAKLALKSPVFDKEDKMMIRSERLRSRDETPDKLHSINSQIVPPEYGEHRDRAALKLQKTYKSFRTRRQLADCAVLVEQRWWKLLDTVELKHSSISFFDIEKPQTAVSRWSRALTRAAKVGKGLSKDEKACKLALQHWLEAIDPRHRYGHNLQFYYNNWLQADSKQPFFYWLDIGDGKEINLEKCPRSKLHQQCIKYLGPMEREAYEVVVVDRKFIYKQSGKLLDTRGGPQDAKWIFVLSVSKILYVGLKQKGTFQHSSFLAGGAALSAGRLVVEDGVLKAVWPHSGHYLPTEENFEEFMSYLEQQNIDISVIQKSPSDGEEAPFIRKESGSSLRNSLSAPDFTKCSEESNAKSSDREKTDSTRKYCKDAESSMAPLSRRSRPQIAVEIPVKEGILELFKKAGQVEGPKESMQQSVETPADGYETAEEYLSDTELSVSKKNLFDENEEDYGEPIPKEKILKRINSHKRMKSYQLANQLSCKWSTGAGPRIGCMRDYPSELQFRVMEEVQLSPRSAFKSGRLHICTLFSREATEDKRPPGSEH; encoded by the exons ATGGGCATATCGTTTTCCTGTCCATTTGCCAACTTGGATGATTTGAATTGTAGGTTGGAGTCGTATTTAGTGAGAACGATAAGTTTTGGAAGTGACGGTAGGACTGCATTGCAGCCTATAAATTTCGACAATCAAATTCCTGAACAGTCAAAAATGTTGAGATCTTTGGGTTCTGGGAAGATGATCATTGAAGGAACTCTTAGTTTTAAAAGGAGGGAATTGGAGGCCAAGTTGGCACTCAAGTCTCCTGTATTTGATAAGGAAGATAAGATGATGATAAGATCAGAACGCCTTAGGAGCAGGGACGAAACTCCTGACAAATTGCATAGCATCAATAGTCAGATTGTGCCACCAGAATACGGCGAACACAGAGATCGGGCTGCCTTAAAGTTGCAGAAGACATACAAAAGTTTTCGGACTCGTAGGCAACTAGCAGATTGTGCTGTTCTAGTAGAGCAAAGATG GTGGAAGCTATTAGATACTGTTGAACTCAAGCATAGTTCTATATCATTCTTTGACATTGAGAAACCTCAAACTGCTGTTTCTCGTTGGTCAAGAGCATTAACTAGAGCTGCTAAG GTTGGTAAAGGTCTCTCTAAAGATGAAAAGGCCTGTAAGCTTGCATTACAACATTGGCTTGAAGCA ATTGATCCCCGGCATCGTTATGGTCACAATCTTCAATTTTATTACAATAACTGGCTCCAAGCTGACAGTAAACAACCCTTCTTTTATTG GTTGGACATAGGTGATGGTAAAGAAATAAATCTTGAAAAGTGCCCTAGGTCAAAACTTCATCAACAATGCATCAAGTATCTGGGTCCG ATGGAGAGAGAGGCATATGAAGTTGTGGTGGTGGATAGAAAATTCATCTACAAGCAGAGCGGGAAGCTTCTTGATACAAGGGGAGGCCCTCAAGATGCCAAGTGGATCTTTGTGCTAAGTGTGTCCAAGATCTTGTATGTCGGATTGAAGCAGAAAGGCACTTTTCAGCATTCGAGTTTTTTGGCTGGTGGTGCCGCATTGTCTGCTGGGAGATTAGTGGTGGAAGATGGTGTTCTAAAG GCGGTGTGGCCTCACAGTGGACATTATCTTCCCACAGAGGAGAATTTTGAAGAATTTATGTCGTATCTTGAGCAACAGAATATCGACATCAGTGTTATCCAG AAATCGCCCAGTGATGGGGAAGAAGCACCTTTTATAAGGAAAGAGAGTGGTTCCAGTCTGCGTAATAGTTTATCGGCACCAGATTTCACCAAATGTAGTGAAGAGAGCAACGCCAAAAGCTCAGACAGGGAGAAGACAGATTCTACTAGAAAGTATTGCAAGGACGCAGAGAGTTCAATGGCACCATTGTCGAGACGATCCCGACCCCAAATTGCAGTAGAAATACCAGTAAAAGAAGGCATACTTGAGCTGTTCAAGAAGGCAGGACAAGTGGAAGGACCAAAGGAGAGCATGCAGCAGTCAGTGGAAACTCCTGCAGATGGATACGAAACAGCAGAAGAATATTTATCAGATACAGAGTTGTCAGTTTCAAAGAAGAACTTATTTGATGAAAATGAAGAAGACTATGGAGAACCTATCCCAAAAGAGAAGATTTTGAAGAGAATAAATTCACACAAAAGAATGAAGTCATATCAGTTGGCTAATCAATTATCATGCAAATGGAGTACAGGAGCTGGACCTCGGATAGGATGTATGAGGGACTATCCATCAGAGCTCCAATTTCGCGTTATGGAGGAGGTGCAATTGTCTCCAAGATCTGCATTCAAATCTGGGCGACTTCATATTTGTACACTTTTTTCTAGAGAAGCAACTGAGGACAAGAGACCTCCAGGTTCTGAACACTAG